From a single Silene latifolia isolate original U9 population chromosome 6, ASM4854445v1, whole genome shotgun sequence genomic region:
- the LOC141586416 gene encoding deacetoxyvindoline 4-hydroxylase-like: MAGQKLMRDRESEIKSFEESKAGVKGLVDAGIVKIPGMFIHERLGSDVNEDDSSINSVDKVPLVDLQGVNDEDGGRRRVKVIDQVNNACEKYGLFQIINHGIPLQVMDEVLDGIRAFHELDVEAKKQYYSREYDTKHFLYNSNFNLLQTQGPAAWRDTLTFIRGSSLPRPQELPPVCRDILMQYTTEMMKLGETIYGILSEALGLDRHYLKDIGCNDAIFCPCHYYPACPEPELTMGSTTHVDSGFITLLATNHIPGLQLLYQGNWIDVLPTHGSLVVNIGNLMQLISNNRFTAPLHRVLASKEGPRISVACIFRTHHYPENSARVYEPIKELLSEDNPAIYRPVTVKDIMSNKLSTYAGTTVGNSLNKFLL; this comes from the exons ATGGCCGGGCAAAAGCTGATGCGTGATCGAGAGAGCGAGATTAAGTCGTTTGAGGAGTCGAAAGCAGGTGTTAAGGGGCTGGTCGATGCAGGGATAGTAAAAATCCCTGGGATGTTCATTCATGAACGTCTCGGCTCAGATGTCAATGAAGACGACTCGAGTATTAACAGCGTCGACAAGGTCCCATTGGTCGACCTCCAAGGGGTTAATGATGAAGATGGAGGTCGACGACGTGTGAAGGTGATCGACCAAGTTAATAATGCTTGTGAGAAATACGGACTCTTCCAGATCATCAACCACGGCATTCCTCTTCAAGTCATGGATGAAGTGTTGGATGGAATACGTGCGTTTCATGAACTCGATGTTGAAGCCAAGAAACAGTATTATTCTCGTGAGTATGATACCAAGCATTTCTTGTACAACAGCAATTTCAATCTACTTCAAACCCAAGGACCTGCTGCTTGGAGGGATACCCTCACTTTTATTCGAGGATCTTCTCTACCTCGTCCCCAGGAATTGCCCCCCGTCTGCAG GGATATATTGATGCAGTACACCACAGAAATGATGAAATTAGGGGAGACGATATATGGAATACTCTCAGAGGCGCTTGGACTTGATCGCCATTATCTGAAAGACATTGGATGCAATGACGCTATATTTTGTCCATGCCATTACTACCCTGCATGCCCTGAGCCAGAACTAACCATGGGCTCTACTACTCATGTTGACAGCGGATTCATAACCCTGCTTGCCACAAATCATATCCCGGGCTTACAGCTTCTTTACCAAGGTAACTGGATCGATGTTTTACCAACCCACGGCAGCCTTGTCGTCAACATAGGCAATTTGATGCAGCTGATCAGTAACAACAGGTTTACAGCTCCGCTGCACAGAGTGTTGGCGAGTAAGGAAGGGCCGAGGATATCAGTAGCATGCATTTTCAGAACACATCACTATCCAGAGAACAGTGCAAGAGTATATGAACCAATCAAGGAGCTATTATCCGAGGATAACCCTGCGATTTACCGCCCTGTTACAGTCAAGGATATCATGTCGAATAAACTTTCAACCTACGCCGGCACCACTGTAGGCAACTCCCTTAATAAATTTTTGCTCTGA